The proteins below come from a single Mesobacillus jeotgali genomic window:
- a CDS encoding DUF1292 domain-containing protein has translation MEKLEVGEVFTISDENDEEQEVEVIGTVTIEGTDYAAVSFVEDLQTETDEDIDIFFLKVDEDGDLAAIDSDEEFEKVSSAFDEMLNEEE, from the coding sequence ATGGAAAAACTTGAAGTTGGTGAAGTATTCACAATTAGTGATGAAAATGATGAGGAGCAAGAGGTAGAGGTTATTGGGACTGTGACAATAGAGGGCACTGACTATGCAGCGGTAAGCTTCGTAGAGGATCTGCAAACAGAAACGGATGAAGATATTGATATCTTTTTCTTAAAAGTAGATGAAGATGGAGACTTAGCTGCAATTGACTCGGATGAAGAATTCGAAAAAGTTTCTTCCGCGTTTGATGAAATGCTGAATGAAGAAGAATAG
- a CDS encoding CBASS cGAMP-activated phospholipase, translating to MKMLCIDGGGIRGIFPIAILQAIEEEFGRPVGELFDVISGTSTGSIIAASAALNTSMEEVMGRYETYGEKIFVRKSKIGLFKSVYSDRYLRRLLKQAFKEVTLGDIEKPLLIPAVDITHGKPYIHRTDFGYSSENELSIKLWDAVLSSCSAPIYFPPNNVNNQYLSIDGGLWANNPSLVCVTEALHHFKTDLADIHILSIGTGQQNIDFSIGEEKYWGIRQWLPFHFPTLKVTPKLLDLAMDLSSESVSYHCRLLLGDHYLRLNTELSEEVPFDDFTNMAELKNLGRQVFQDNKDKIASFLSRK from the coding sequence ATGAAAATGTTATGCATCGATGGGGGCGGTATAAGAGGCATTTTCCCGATTGCTATCCTGCAAGCCATAGAGGAAGAGTTTGGAAGGCCTGTGGGTGAACTCTTTGATGTGATTTCAGGAACAAGTACAGGATCAATCATCGCTGCTTCAGCTGCTTTGAACACATCTATGGAAGAGGTGATGGGCAGGTACGAGACTTATGGTGAAAAGATATTTGTGAGAAAATCCAAAATAGGTCTTTTTAAGAGTGTTTATAGTGACAGGTATTTACGTCGACTGTTAAAACAGGCCTTCAAGGAAGTTACTCTTGGCGATATCGAAAAGCCTTTGTTGATACCGGCTGTCGATATAACACATGGGAAACCTTACATCCATCGAACGGATTTTGGTTACTCGTCCGAAAATGAATTATCAATAAAGTTGTGGGATGCTGTTCTATCGTCTTGTTCAGCGCCAATCTACTTTCCACCCAACAATGTAAACAATCAATATTTATCAATCGATGGAGGACTATGGGCTAATAATCCATCTTTGGTTTGTGTGACGGAAGCTTTGCATCACTTTAAAACCGACTTGGCTGACATCCATATACTGTCGATTGGAACTGGCCAACAGAATATCGATTTTTCCATAGGCGAGGAAAAGTACTGGGGCATCCGACAATGGCTGCCTTTCCATTTTCCAACTTTAAAGGTTACCCCAAAATTATTGGATCTTGCGATGGATTTATCCTCTGAATCAGTTTCTTATCACTGTCGGCTTTTGCTAGGCGATCATTATCTCCGGCTAAATACAGAACTTTCAGAAGAAGTACCTTTTGATGATTTTACTAATATGGCGGAACTCAAGAATCTTGGACGTCAGGTTTTTCAAGATAATAAAGACAAAATAGCCTCTTTTTTATCAAGGAAATAG
- a CDS encoding DUF294 nucleotidyltransferase-like domain-containing protein: protein MDFDDYSNINAIRVKALSDATFSNEQLNHFHDLIYDQVISAAVSKLLKEYGSPPSPFCFFVMGSAGRMEQSIWSDQDHGLVFKTNSKDAQEYFLKLGKEISEGLKLAGYKKCSGSVMASNPLWCKSLKDWENQIGLWASESTWESIRYLLIFADARTIDGDHSLLNILKEKAFHEVKREQLLLRMLHNTMFLKKGVGLLGQLLVETHGPFTGSLNLKETAFFPFVNAARLLSFYEEIKETSTLYRISLLSEAVMPHKYKSLFSNNFSALLDYRLKHGIHRDYDSEHYVNINKLTKDEKKALKEIIKVGELFYEHVRKLF from the coding sequence ATGGACTTCGATGACTATTCAAATATAAATGCAATAAGAGTTAAAGCGCTTTCTGACGCAACTTTTAGCAATGAACAATTAAACCATTTCCATGACTTGATCTATGATCAAGTCATATCAGCTGCAGTAAGCAAATTGTTAAAAGAATACGGGAGCCCCCCTTCACCTTTCTGTTTCTTCGTCATGGGCAGTGCTGGACGGATGGAGCAATCTATTTGGAGTGACCAAGACCACGGTCTTGTTTTCAAAACTAACAGTAAAGATGCACAGGAGTACTTTTTAAAGCTAGGTAAAGAGATTTCTGAAGGATTAAAGCTGGCTGGCTATAAAAAATGTTCCGGCTCTGTTATGGCCAGCAATCCATTGTGGTGTAAATCGCTGAAGGATTGGGAGAATCAAATCGGACTTTGGGCTAGTGAATCTACTTGGGAGTCAATCCGATATTTGCTTATATTTGCCGATGCCAGGACCATCGACGGCGATCATAGTCTATTAAATATCTTGAAAGAAAAAGCCTTTCACGAAGTTAAAAGAGAGCAATTGCTGTTAAGAATGCTTCATAACACAATGTTTCTTAAAAAAGGGGTTGGATTACTTGGTCAGCTGCTTGTAGAAACTCATGGCCCCTTTACTGGATCCCTTAATCTAAAGGAGACAGCGTTTTTCCCATTTGTAAATGCAGCAAGGCTGTTGTCATTTTACGAAGAGATAAAAGAAACTTCGACTTTGTACCGTATTAGCCTTTTATCTGAAGCCGTGATGCCACATAAATATAAATCTTTGTTCAGCAATAACTTCTCTGCATTGCTTGACTATCGCCTTAAACATGGAATTCATAGGGATTATGACTCCGAACATTACGTTAATATCAATAAACTTACTAAAGATGAAAAGAAAGCATTAAAAGAAATCATTAAAGTGGGTGAACTATTTTATGAACATGTCAGAAAGCTGTTTTAA
- a CDS encoding ammonium transporter, protein MDTVFLMNSLWVMISAVLVILMIGGFILLETGSTRMKNAGHIAGKTILTFGISSIVFWAVGYGLIFGEGNSIMGFSNFFYSGYDVEGLGLSGAVFFLFQLAFAGISLTIAFGGFAERAKLSVYLVFALLFSVLVYPFIAHWIWGGGWLAEHGKQDFAGSTVVHLTGAMAALAATILLKPRIGKFNKDGSANNIEGHNQVFTALSVLLLWVGWFGFNAGSTVSVDGAFFGFVALNTNLAAAAGTVAAMLISWIVLGKADVPMMLNGALAGLVAITASCAFVDTWASVVIGLIAGILVFYSIRFFESKKIDDPIFALSVHGTAGVWGTLSTGFFATPELATVGNPGLFYGGGFEQLGVQALGVVASGAFAFIVSFIILSIMKITMKGLRVTEEEEIIGLDISEHGSYGYPELVNKEAGAKVTMDATSTSNVPLSSQQPSVN, encoded by the coding sequence ATGGATACGGTATTTTTAATGAATAGCCTGTGGGTTATGATTTCCGCGGTTTTGGTTATTTTGATGATTGGAGGTTTTATCCTCCTTGAAACAGGATCCACACGAATGAAGAACGCCGGCCATATTGCCGGAAAAACGATTCTGACTTTTGGGATCTCATCAATTGTTTTCTGGGCTGTAGGTTATGGACTTATTTTTGGGGAAGGTAACTCGATTATGGGTTTCTCGAACTTTTTCTATTCTGGCTACGATGTAGAAGGCTTAGGACTTTCAGGTGCTGTATTCTTTCTGTTCCAGCTGGCTTTCGCCGGGATTTCCTTAACGATTGCCTTTGGCGGATTTGCTGAGAGAGCAAAATTGTCTGTATATCTCGTCTTTGCACTTCTATTCTCAGTTTTAGTTTATCCGTTCATTGCTCATTGGATATGGGGCGGCGGCTGGCTAGCAGAACACGGTAAACAGGATTTCGCTGGTTCAACTGTAGTCCACCTGACTGGAGCAATGGCGGCACTGGCTGCGACCATCCTCCTGAAGCCGCGTATTGGTAAATTTAATAAAGACGGTTCAGCTAATAATATTGAAGGTCACAATCAGGTTTTCACAGCATTGAGCGTATTGTTATTATGGGTTGGCTGGTTCGGATTTAATGCAGGAAGCACCGTTTCTGTTGATGGAGCATTCTTTGGGTTTGTTGCTCTAAATACGAATCTTGCGGCAGCTGCAGGTACTGTTGCAGCCATGCTAATCTCCTGGATTGTTTTAGGTAAAGCGGATGTTCCGATGATGCTGAACGGAGCGCTCGCAGGTCTAGTGGCCATTACGGCATCCTGTGCTTTTGTGGATACTTGGGCATCGGTTGTCATCGGGCTTATTGCTGGCATCCTTGTTTTCTACAGTATTCGCTTCTTTGAAAGCAAAAAGATAGATGATCCTATCTTTGCGCTATCAGTCCACGGTACTGCTGGTGTATGGGGAACTTTATCAACAGGATTCTTTGCGACCCCTGAGCTAGCCACAGTCGGGAATCCTGGATTGTTTTATGGTGGCGGTTTTGAACAGCTAGGAGTACAGGCGCTGGGAGTTGTGGCCTCAGGTGCTTTCGCTTTCATAGTATCTTTTATCATCTTATCGATTATGAAAATAACAATGAAGGGCTTGCGGGTAACAGAAGAGGAAGAAATTATCGGCCTGGATATTAGTGAACACGGAAGCTATGGGTATCCGGAATTGGTCAATAAAGAAGCAGGAGCTAAGGTAACAATGGATGCCACCTCAACATCTAATGTCCCTTTGAGTTCGCAGCAACCATCTGTCAATTAG
- the fbpA gene encoding Fur-regulated basic protein FbpA, whose protein sequence is MSLHLRTAVEKLKDHYIQHLIKSKMTNESEEELRKLTLTELKNLINGF, encoded by the coding sequence GTGTCCTTGCATTTGCGTACTGCCGTAGAAAAACTAAAGGACCATTATATCCAGCATTTGATCAAGTCAAAAATGACCAATGAAAGCGAAGAGGAATTAAGAAAGCTAACATTAACTGAATTGAAAAACTTGATAAATGGGTTTTAG
- a CDS encoding glycoside hydrolase family 18 protein, whose product MKKRFLPLMVIILTFVGGFISGTLYSNTQQSKTIVTSTQAAHSAKIPGVKKEPQLKKQEAKVLIGYVQDFRKPEEIDYKNMTHVIFSFAHPNSDGSLLMNGDHAVKNLRAVVANAKNHDTKVMLAIGGWYHINGGESYDYFKAAISNSESRKRLVQELVSFTENEKLDGIDIDFEHPRSLEDARYLASFAKELSEQLKPKGKELSIAVNAKVHSVTGTEIHSVVFEPSMFKYFDHVNLMAYDGQWDGEYNAANLSPYSYSSNIVAYWTALFDKHGFSREKLVLGVPLYAQPEDPSIKQVSYEALIKHHPANTGKDQVEMNGTTYHYNGHSTLKKKTDLALSQKLGGMMLWEAGLDAKGNHSATALIAGELKKQEDTRYYTRK is encoded by the coding sequence ATGAAAAAACGTTTCCTGCCTCTGATGGTCATAATCCTCACCTTCGTGGGCGGTTTTATATCTGGAACACTCTATTCGAATACGCAACAAAGCAAGACGATAGTAACCAGCACTCAGGCTGCACATTCAGCCAAAATACCTGGAGTCAAAAAAGAACCACAATTGAAAAAGCAAGAAGCGAAGGTTTTAATCGGCTATGTCCAGGATTTCAGGAAGCCTGAAGAGATCGATTATAAAAATATGACTCATGTGATTTTTTCCTTCGCTCATCCAAACTCGGATGGCAGCCTGTTAATGAATGGAGATCATGCTGTCAAAAATTTAAGGGCGGTTGTTGCTAATGCAAAAAATCACGATACGAAGGTCATGCTGGCAATCGGCGGCTGGTACCACATTAATGGCGGAGAATCCTATGATTATTTCAAAGCGGCCATTTCCAACTCTGAATCCAGAAAAAGACTAGTTCAAGAGCTTGTGAGTTTTACAGAAAACGAAAAGCTTGATGGAATTGATATCGACTTTGAGCATCCTCGCTCTTTAGAAGATGCCCGCTATCTCGCTTCCTTCGCAAAGGAGCTAAGTGAACAGCTGAAACCAAAAGGTAAAGAACTATCCATCGCTGTAAATGCCAAGGTGCATAGCGTGACAGGGACTGAAATTCACTCTGTCGTGTTCGAGCCATCCATGTTCAAGTACTTTGATCATGTCAATTTAATGGCCTATGATGGCCAATGGGATGGAGAATATAACGCTGCTAATTTATCACCTTACTCTTATTCTTCTAATATAGTAGCCTACTGGACAGCCCTTTTTGACAAGCATGGATTTTCAAGGGAGAAACTGGTCCTGGGTGTGCCGCTCTATGCACAGCCTGAGGATCCCTCGATCAAACAGGTCTCATACGAAGCTCTTATCAAACATCACCCTGCTAATACAGGAAAGGACCAGGTCGAAATGAATGGGACGACCTACCATTATAATGGCCATTCCACATTGAAAAAGAAAACCGATCTTGCCCTCTCACAAAAGCTGGGCGGCATGATGCTTTGGGAAGCGGGATTGGACGCAAAAGGGAACCATAGTGCCACAGCCTTAATCGCAGGAGAATTAAAGAAACAGGAAGATACTCGTTACTATACTAGGAAGTAA
- a CDS encoding alanine/glycine:cation symporter family protein: protein MEAFVSWLNGILWSNPVIYIILGIGLIFSILTRFLQIRLVKDMVMLMFKGRSSDAGVSSFQALSIALSGRVGTGNIAGTATAIAMGGPGAVFWMWAIAFIGASSAFVESTLAQIYKVKQDGLYRGGPAYYIEKGLGIKWFAIAFAIAALLAMSLLMPGIQSNSIALGLENAFGVSKTVTGVIVIALLALIIFGGVKRIATVAQYTVPFMAVGYILVALIIIGMNISEVPAVFALIFKSAFGADSMFGGILGSAIAWGVKRGIYSNEAGQGTGPHAAAAAEVSHPAKQGLVQAFSVYIDTLFVCSATAFMILFTGMFNTVGADGAFIVENLKGVEAGPGYTQAAVDAVLPGFGAEFVAVALFFFAFTTIMAYYYMAETNIAYLLRGRNGKVPMFILKIVILGAVFYGAVKEASLAWALGDAGLGLMVWLNLIAIVLLAKPALIALKDYEEQKKQGLDPVFNSKKLGIKNAEYWEEEYSFNHDKEKVS from the coding sequence TTGGAAGCTTTTGTTTCTTGGCTCAATGGGATTCTTTGGAGCAATCCGGTTATTTACATTATTCTTGGAATCGGTTTGATCTTCTCAATCCTGACACGATTTTTGCAAATTAGACTTGTGAAGGACATGGTTATGCTAATGTTTAAAGGAAGAAGTTCCGATGCGGGCGTTTCGTCTTTTCAGGCCTTATCTATCGCATTATCTGGCCGTGTAGGAACTGGTAACATCGCAGGTACTGCTACTGCTATCGCAATGGGGGGACCTGGTGCGGTTTTCTGGATGTGGGCGATTGCGTTTATCGGGGCAAGCAGTGCGTTTGTAGAATCCACATTAGCCCAGATTTACAAAGTCAAACAAGACGGTCTCTACCGAGGCGGCCCAGCATACTACATCGAAAAGGGCCTTGGTATCAAGTGGTTCGCTATTGCTTTTGCCATAGCTGCATTGCTGGCAATGTCATTGCTGATGCCAGGAATTCAGTCTAACTCGATCGCACTTGGTCTTGAAAACGCATTTGGCGTTAGCAAGACAGTGACAGGAGTTATCGTGATCGCTCTTTTGGCTTTAATCATTTTCGGAGGCGTTAAAAGGATTGCAACTGTTGCCCAATATACAGTTCCATTCATGGCCGTAGGATACATCCTTGTTGCTCTTATCATCATTGGAATGAATATCTCAGAAGTTCCTGCGGTGTTCGCTTTAATCTTCAAAAGTGCATTCGGTGCTGACTCAATGTTTGGCGGTATTCTTGGCAGCGCGATTGCATGGGGTGTAAAACGCGGTATCTATTCCAATGAAGCAGGTCAGGGTACAGGGCCTCACGCAGCAGCTGCTGCTGAAGTATCGCACCCGGCTAAACAAGGTCTGGTCCAGGCTTTCTCTGTTTATATCGATACTTTATTCGTTTGTTCTGCTACAGCGTTCATGATCCTGTTCACTGGAATGTTCAACACGGTTGGTGCTGACGGGGCATTCATAGTCGAAAACCTAAAAGGCGTAGAAGCTGGTCCTGGATATACACAGGCTGCAGTAGATGCGGTTCTTCCTGGGTTCGGTGCTGAATTCGTTGCTGTAGCACTTTTCTTCTTCGCTTTCACTACAATCATGGCATACTATTATATGGCTGAGACTAATATTGCTTATCTCCTTAGAGGAAGAAACGGCAAGGTGCCAATGTTCATCCTGAAAATCGTTATCCTTGGAGCTGTCTTCTATGGAGCCGTAAAAGAGGCGTCGCTCGCATGGGCGCTTGGTGATGCAGGCCTGGGATTGATGGTATGGCTCAACCTAATAGCCATTGTCCTGCTCGCGAAACCGGCATTGATTGCCTTGAAGGACTATGAGGAGCAGAAAAAACAAGGACTTGATCCAGTCTTCAATTCCAAAAAACTCGGTATCAAAAATGCTGAATACTGGGAAGAAGAATATTCCTTCAATCATGATAAGGAAAAAGTTTCTTAA
- a CDS encoding DUF3219 family protein — protein sequence MDILVDRIILDGRTIIISHFEMDNTGGLKRISVHFPVTSEDYHDVTTLLYKDEFYVQVPAQDAAFRGKIVEYSTSVTNLYKIGQVGTFKLALLEIKE from the coding sequence GTGGATATTTTGGTTGACAGAATTATATTAGATGGACGAACAATCATAATCAGTCATTTTGAAATGGACAATACTGGCGGATTAAAGCGAATTTCAGTGCATTTCCCCGTTACTAGTGAAGATTATCATGATGTCACCACATTATTATATAAAGACGAATTTTATGTGCAGGTTCCTGCGCAAGATGCAGCTTTCAGAGGGAAAATCGTCGAGTACTCGACCTCTGTTACGAATTTATATAAAATCGGACAGGTCGGTACCTTCAAACTAGCCTTGTTGGAAATAAAGGAGTAA
- a CDS encoding alpha/beta fold hydrolase: MDSKKVRAESTEISFYDEGKGDPILLIHGFAGSKHYWDQIIPNLAKEYRVIALDLPGHGESGMGKDKNSIEDMASTIKELLDQLGLDRVTLFGHSLGGYITLAFAELFPQYLKGFSLVHSTANPDSEEAKEGRENNAKKIQEEGAGPFIEGLSRKLFSPDNTEVNAKELEKTVKIGMMTKVEGLVSALMAMKDRPERNKVLEETELPVLLIAGEQDQIIPPEKTFTVSRQNIEKKVIQNAGHMSMYEQPEELVKVMKDFLAKI, encoded by the coding sequence ATGGACTCAAAGAAAGTAAGAGCTGAGAGCACGGAAATAAGCTTTTATGATGAAGGCAAAGGTGATCCAATTCTCCTCATACATGGGTTTGCCGGCAGCAAGCACTATTGGGATCAAATCATTCCCAATTTAGCCAAAGAGTATAGAGTCATCGCACTCGACCTTCCAGGACATGGAGAGTCAGGCATGGGGAAGGACAAAAATTCCATTGAGGATATGGCCAGTACGATTAAAGAATTATTGGATCAGTTAGGCTTGGATAGAGTCACACTTTTCGGTCATTCACTGGGCGGATATATCACGCTGGCATTTGCCGAGCTATTCCCACAATATCTAAAAGGGTTTTCCTTGGTGCACTCCACGGCTAATCCTGATTCTGAAGAAGCAAAGGAAGGCCGGGAAAACAATGCAAAGAAAATCCAGGAAGAGGGTGCTGGACCATTTATCGAAGGACTTTCCCGGAAGCTCTTTTCTCCTGATAACACAGAAGTGAATGCGAAAGAACTGGAAAAGACAGTCAAAATCGGCATGATGACTAAGGTGGAAGGGCTTGTCAGTGCATTGATGGCGATGAAGGACCGACCAGAGAGGAATAAAGTGTTAGAGGAAACAGAACTTCCTGTACTCCTGATTGCTGGTGAACAGGACCAAATTATCCCTCCTGAAAAAACATTTACTGTATCGAGACAAAATATTGAAAAGAAAGTCATTCAAAATGCTGGCCATATGAGCATGTATGAACAGCCTGAGGAACTTGTTAAGGTAATGAAAGATTTCCTTGCAAAAATATAA
- a CDS encoding LLM class flavin-dependent oxidoreductase — translation MKLSILDQAPISAEQTARDALEQSVLLAQTAEKLGYTRYWIAEHHDIPGLACPAPEVMLPYIGARTGKIRIGSGAVLLPHYKPYKVAELYNLLATLFPGRIDIGIGRAPGGSAEATNALSDNFLQNVWKLPESLKDLLHFINDNHPEDSEQAKIKAAPLPEVRPEPWLLGTSKKSARLAAEYGMAYAFGLFMSAQDPQDILQEYYNAFKPGSTKSPQTILTVSAICAETNEQAEEIASSSLIWNIQQGRGEGISGVPSIEAAKKYKLTAEDYQTVENMKRKMIIGNPMQVKERLLDLHKKYKADEIMILTITYSPEDRIRSYELIAGETL, via the coding sequence ATGAAGTTAAGTATACTTGACCAGGCGCCCATATCGGCGGAGCAGACTGCCAGAGATGCATTGGAGCAATCCGTTTTGCTTGCACAGACTGCCGAGAAATTAGGGTATACGCGCTACTGGATTGCCGAGCACCATGATATACCAGGTTTGGCTTGTCCAGCACCGGAGGTCATGCTGCCCTATATCGGGGCAAGGACAGGCAAGATACGAATAGGTTCTGGAGCTGTATTGCTTCCACACTACAAACCTTATAAAGTGGCGGAGCTTTATAATTTGCTGGCAACGTTGTTCCCAGGCCGGATTGATATCGGAATCGGCCGTGCACCAGGAGGGTCTGCAGAAGCAACAAATGCTTTATCAGATAACTTCCTGCAAAATGTTTGGAAACTGCCTGAATCATTGAAGGACTTGCTTCATTTTATCAATGACAATCATCCGGAAGACAGCGAACAAGCTAAAATTAAAGCCGCACCCTTACCAGAAGTCCGTCCAGAACCCTGGCTTCTGGGCACGAGTAAAAAAAGCGCAAGGCTGGCGGCTGAGTACGGAATGGCTTATGCGTTTGGTTTATTTATGAGCGCCCAGGACCCGCAAGACATTTTGCAAGAATATTATAATGCCTTCAAGCCAGGAAGCACAAAATCTCCGCAAACCATTTTGACTGTTTCGGCCATTTGTGCTGAAACCAATGAACAAGCAGAAGAGATTGCATCAAGTTCACTTATATGGAACATCCAGCAGGGAAGAGGAGAAGGTATATCAGGTGTACCTTCGATTGAAGCTGCAAAGAAATACAAGCTTACGGCAGAAGATTATCAAACAGTAGAAAACATGAAGCGGAAAATGATTATCGGGAATCCAATGCAAGTAAAAGAGAGATTGCTTGATTTGCATAAGAAGTACAAGGCTGATGAAATAATGATTCTGACCATCACATACTCACCAGAGGACCGCATAAGGTCATATGAATTGATAGCCGGAGAAACTCTTTAG
- a CDS encoding exonuclease domain-containing protein, producing the protein MGMNDMIRFFRLMTGKLGSNIYAGMPIHSNPQQMSFLRQLQKEMKKENTLACPLEELPVVVFDLETTGFYPEKGDRIISIGAVKIIGSTILENEVFYSLINPEISVPTDVLKLTSITEEELLSAPKTSQALMEFLHFTGSSVLVAHHAKHEQAFMKKYTSSHLRLHFEHRVIDTTFLIRIFQPVVNSLPLEQICLECGIEVKNRHHALADAKMAAKLWAFYIKKAREQGYHNLREVYEYLSLKR; encoded by the coding sequence ATGGGAATGAATGATATGATTCGTTTCTTTCGGCTAATGACCGGAAAGCTCGGATCGAACATCTATGCCGGAATGCCAATCCACTCGAATCCACAACAAATGTCATTTTTAAGACAGCTGCAAAAGGAGATGAAGAAGGAAAATACCCTCGCTTGTCCGTTGGAAGAATTGCCTGTCGTAGTTTTTGACCTTGAGACAACAGGTTTTTATCCTGAAAAAGGCGATAGGATCATCTCTATAGGAGCTGTAAAGATAATTGGTTCCACAATACTTGAAAATGAGGTTTTCTATTCATTAATCAATCCAGAAATTTCAGTACCAACTGATGTCCTGAAGCTAACTTCTATTACTGAGGAAGAGCTCTTGTCTGCCCCGAAAACTTCACAAGCCCTGATGGAATTTTTACACTTCACAGGCAGCTCAGTACTTGTAGCTCACCATGCAAAACATGAGCAAGCCTTTATGAAGAAATACACAAGCAGTCATTTGCGCTTACATTTTGAACATAGAGTGATTGATACTACATTTTTAATAAGAATATTCCAGCCCGTTGTCAATTCCCTGCCTTTGGAACAAATTTGCCTTGAGTGCGGGATTGAAGTGAAAAATAGGCATCATGCACTGGCGGATGCCAAAATGGCAGCGAAACTTTGGGCATTCTATATAAAAAAAGCCCGCGAGCAAGGCTACCATAACTTGCGGGAGGTTTATGAATACCTATCTTTAAAAAGATAA
- a CDS encoding MerR family transcriptional regulator, with protein sequence MVNELAADPSSYKEKKVITIGIVSELTGLSERQIRYYEERKLVFPDRTPGGSRRYSFLDVEQLVEIANKIEDGVQTYEIRQEMIRKKKQTDEEAHKKMIQGQLNARFGIRKY encoded by the coding sequence GTGGTGAATGAATTGGCTGCAGACCCTTCCTCCTACAAAGAAAAGAAAGTGATTACCATTGGAATTGTTAGTGAGTTGACCGGTCTTTCAGAACGGCAAATACGATATTATGAAGAAAGGAAATTAGTTTTTCCCGATCGGACTCCTGGCGGAAGCAGAAGATATTCATTCCTGGATGTCGAGCAATTAGTTGAGATTGCCAATAAAATTGAAGACGGTGTCCAGACATATGAAATTAGACAAGAAATGATACGGAAAAAGAAGCAGACTGATGAAGAAGCTCACAAGAAAATGATTCAGGGACAATTGAATGCCAGATTTGGAATACGCAAATATTGA
- a CDS encoding dimethylarginine dimethylaminohydrolase family protein: MEQNMHPENRGYVINEYDVLKKVILCQPQYMTIREVINETQKHFKDEGIHIEVALEQHNEFVNTLKNYGVEVILLPYHKKYPEQVFTRDIGFTLGQTVFVADMASDVRKGEEDVLKQWLEDEGISYYNLIGDQIEGGDVVIDQDTVYVGLSNRTNQQAADHLQGLLPTFKVKAIPFKAEYLHLDCVFNVVSPEVALIYRPALTEEDIKLFSSRYDLIDVSEEEQFTLGTNVLGIGNKRILSLPVNKGVNEQLRSKGFEVIEVDITEIIKSGGSFRCCTLPIMREKRVH; the protein is encoded by the coding sequence ATGGAACAAAATATGCACCCCGAAAATAGAGGGTATGTCATAAATGAATATGACGTACTTAAGAAAGTCATTCTTTGTCAGCCACAGTATATGACAATTCGCGAAGTAATAAATGAAACCCAGAAACATTTCAAGGATGAAGGCATACATATAGAAGTTGCCTTGGAACAGCACAATGAATTCGTGAATACATTGAAAAATTACGGTGTGGAGGTCATTCTGCTCCCATACCACAAAAAATACCCGGAGCAAGTCTTTACGAGGGATATCGGGTTTACTCTCGGCCAAACGGTTTTTGTTGCGGATATGGCCAGCGATGTGCGAAAGGGTGAGGAGGATGTCCTGAAACAGTGGCTCGAGGATGAAGGGATCTCCTACTACAATTTAATCGGTGATCAAATCGAAGGCGGGGATGTAGTCATCGATCAAGACACTGTATATGTAGGCTTGAGCAACAGAACCAACCAACAAGCAGCAGATCACCTGCAAGGATTGCTTCCGACTTTTAAAGTTAAAGCCATTCCGTTTAAGGCGGAGTATTTGCACCTCGACTGCGTATTCAATGTTGTATCACCAGAGGTAGCCCTGATTTACCGACCGGCATTGACGGAGGAAGATATTAAATTATTCAGCTCACGCTATGATTTAATTGACGTGAGCGAGGAAGAACAATTTACTCTAGGAACAAATGTGCTGGGGATCGGAAACAAAAGAATTTTGAGCTTGCCAGTGAATAAAGGAGTTAATGAACAGCTTCGAAGCAAAGGATTCGAAGTAATTGAAGTGGATATAACTGAAATCATCAAATCTGGTGGTTCGTTCAGATGCTGCACACTTCCGATTATGCGGGAGAAGCGTGTGCATTAA